In Geotalea uraniireducens, one genomic interval encodes:
- the gspL gene encoding type II secretion system protein GspL: MTYLIIERTATAIAVSRFLRQRGELVFQGEENREVATDSELPDLLGELVPPAAADARVIWALPFSQLFSRELDMELRDRRKLREILPIELRGETALESDELVFDGLPLASDAVLALWGRKHDLATAIRIGTEAGAEPEAVTASPLHWQLLLPDADRTGTVALCDGTALAVYRDGEPLFFRPLPGGVDEIDRTLASLEIGKGITIDRLYLHGALAPSDMPAAGTTPIAPLPLTGALAAAFGDDEATARRRAGAWALAEALHADTIISFRSGDLAYTKGRERLKRQLRLPAILALLLLVLLAADSGLRYTLVKRDLASLNASIGAIYHELFPTRKKSVDEVAELRAEIRKLGAASARSAVLDTMKKLAEAKGNDISGLYEVEIDGSQLRVKGDARSAQAVSDFKNRLAGFVSGTELGPITSKPDGSVTFSIRGSIKEAGQ, translated from the coding sequence ATGACGTACCTGATAATCGAACGGACCGCGACCGCCATCGCCGTCAGCCGTTTCCTGCGCCAAAGGGGCGAGCTCGTTTTTCAGGGTGAGGAAAACCGGGAAGTGGCGACGGACAGCGAGCTTCCCGACCTCCTCGGCGAACTGGTCCCGCCAGCCGCAGCCGACGCCCGGGTTATCTGGGCGCTCCCTTTCAGCCAGCTGTTTAGCAGAGAGCTCGACATGGAATTGCGGGACCGCCGCAAGTTGCGGGAGATCCTCCCCATCGAGCTGCGAGGGGAGACCGCGCTGGAAAGCGACGAGTTGGTCTTCGACGGGCTGCCGCTCGCCAGCGACGCAGTGCTGGCGCTGTGGGGCCGAAAACATGACCTAGCGACGGCAATCCGAATCGGCACGGAAGCCGGCGCCGAACCGGAAGCAGTAACCGCATCGCCACTCCATTGGCAGCTGTTGCTGCCTGACGCCGACCGGACCGGCACCGTCGCTCTCTGCGATGGTACTGCCCTGGCTGTCTACCGGGACGGCGAACCGCTGTTCTTCCGGCCGCTCCCCGGCGGGGTTGACGAGATTGACCGCACCCTGGCATCGCTGGAGATCGGCAAAGGGATCACCATCGACCGGCTCTACCTGCATGGAGCGCTTGCCCCCTCCGATATGCCGGCAGCCGGGACAACCCCGATCGCCCCGCTACCGCTGACCGGCGCCCTGGCAGCGGCCTTCGGCGATGACGAAGCCACCGCCCGCCGGCGGGCCGGCGCCTGGGCTCTTGCTGAGGCGCTGCACGCCGACACCATCATCTCTTTCAGATCCGGCGACCTCGCCTACACCAAAGGCCGGGAGCGACTCAAACGCCAGCTCCGTCTTCCCGCGATCCTCGCCCTGCTGTTGCTGGTGCTGCTGGCTGCCGACAGCGGTCTCCGTTACACGCTGGTAAAGCGAGACCTGGCCTCGCTCAACGCCTCCATCGGCGCCATCTACCACGAGCTGTTCCCCACCCGCAAGAAGAGCGTCGACGAAGTGGCGGAACTGCGGGCGGAGATTCGCAAGCTCGGTGCCGCCAGTGCCCGGAGTGCCGTCCTTGACACCATGAAGAAACTTGCCGAAGCCAAGGGCAACGATATCAGTGGTCTCTATGAGGTTGAAATCGACGGCTCGCAACTGCGTGTAAAAGGAGATGCCCGCTCGGCCCAAGCAGTCTCCGACTTCAAGAACCGCCTCGCCGGCTTCGTTTCGGGAACCGAGCTGGGGCCGATTACCTCCAAGCCTGACGGAAGCGTCACCTTCAGCATCCGCGGCAGTATCAAGGAGGCAGGACAATGA
- a CDS encoding general secretion pathway protein GspM codes for MTTILDRLRDAYNALDSRNRLRLGYVLIALLVLAIAFSTLSDRIARLERQREGREADLVEMLQLKGKFLEVRALSQRFSNRLAAARGEDSPAKIIEDTGIKGKSIQIAPMKGEERAGFIEEAAEVKVDGLTANEAINLIYRLEKGAKPLIIKKALLRTRFDDPSRLDLVLNVALLRVAAPGGR; via the coding sequence ATGACCACCATCCTGGACCGTCTCCGCGACGCCTATAACGCCCTCGACAGTCGGAACCGGCTGCGCCTCGGCTATGTCCTGATCGCCCTGCTGGTGCTGGCGATCGCCTTTTCCACGCTTTCCGACCGGATCGCCAGGCTGGAACGGCAGCGCGAGGGACGCGAGGCCGACCTAGTGGAAATGCTGCAGCTCAAGGGGAAATTCCTCGAAGTGCGGGCGCTTTCCCAGCGTTTTTCCAACCGGCTGGCCGCGGCCCGCGGCGAAGATTCCCCCGCCAAGATCATCGAAGATACCGGCATCAAGGGAAAATCAATCCAGATCGCCCCGATGAAGGGCGAAGAGCGGGCCGGATTCATTGAGGAAGCGGCCGAAGTGAAGGTCGATGGCCTCACCGCCAATGAGGCGATCAACCTCATCTACCGTCTCGAAAAAGGCGCCAAGCCACTGATCATCAAGAAAGCGCTCCTCAGGACCCGCTTCGACGACCCATCCCGGCTCGACCTGGTCCTTAACGTTGCCTTGCTGCGGGTCGCCGCACCGGGGGGACGATGA
- the gspN gene encoding type II secretion system protein GspN: protein MTGRQFLVRGGAVVAALFLTVIFTVFLIPARQIEGIVAQLCQRNGYTFSATRFGKTLPLGIAARGVTIGTEQGPVVHLDRAAARLALLPLLAGKVKIVFDGNIGAGRIDGELSPRGNGAASLTLTGIPLADVPFFKTVADADLKGELRADAELKGLGPRATGRLRLEVRGAEIRGVKISGMPLPDASYDTVRGMIRFGSGRATIDSFTLQGADVYLRLKGEVMLASPPGNSPLNLSLELMPQPAFLDRQKLIFLLMAKYLVTPGDYRIPVRGTLGKPLLL, encoded by the coding sequence ATGACCGGACGTCAGTTTCTCGTCAGGGGGGGCGCCGTTGTCGCGGCACTCTTCCTGACCGTCATTTTTACCGTCTTCCTGATCCCGGCCCGGCAGATCGAAGGGATCGTGGCGCAGCTATGCCAACGCAACGGCTACACCTTCAGCGCTACCCGCTTCGGCAAGACTCTGCCGCTCGGAATTGCCGCTCGCGGTGTTACCATCGGCACGGAGCAAGGACCGGTGGTCCATCTTGATCGGGCCGCGGCAAGGCTGGCGCTTCTCCCGCTTCTGGCCGGCAAGGTAAAGATCGTCTTTGACGGCAACATCGGTGCGGGCCGGATCGACGGCGAACTTTCGCCCCGGGGAAACGGCGCGGCCAGCCTCACCTTGACCGGTATCCCACTTGCCGACGTCCCTTTTTTCAAGACAGTGGCCGATGCGGACCTCAAAGGGGAGCTGCGGGCCGATGCCGAACTAAAGGGCCTGGGGCCGCGCGCCACCGGCCGGCTGCGGCTCGAAGTGCGCGGCGCGGAGATCCGCGGCGTAAAGATCAGCGGCATGCCCTTGCCTGATGCCTCCTATGACACGGTGCGCGGGATGATTCGCTTCGGTAGCGGCCGGGCCACCATTGACAGCTTTACCCTGCAGGGAGCGGACGTTTACCTCCGCCTCAAGGGAGAAGTAATGCTGGCATCTCCCCCCGGCAATTCGCCGCTCAACCTTTCACTGGAATTGATGCCCCAACCGGCCTTCCTTGATCGCCAGAAGCTGATCTTCCTCCTGATGGCCAAGTACCTGGTTACTCCCGGCGACTACCGGATACCGGTGCGCGGTACCTTGGGCAAACCCCTTCTTCTGTAA
- a CDS encoding M48 family metallopeptidase, translating into MTAAIIICYLLTSAAAYALRLLNLQFLKRHGTTVPAALAGAISPETLDRTVAYTVDSSRFGLIESLFDDILLLLFLFGGILPVFDHWVLTNAGGSFVVAGLAFFLPLTLVQAVLSIPFDLYETFRLESRYGFNTTTMRLWFADLLKSTGLSLVISALLLSGAFALVKASPQRWWLWVWLFFALVTVVMMYLAPYVIEPLFNKFEPVSEEGLEEEIKSLAERAGLRVSRVMQVDASRRSRHSNAYFTGIGRVKRIVLYDTLLQQMTHREILAVLAHEIGHWKKGHIRNRLLLTEVGALAVSYLVWRLIDWGGLPGLIGLPGGSFAAQLVILGFLGAIVSFPITPLSSWLSRRHEWQADRFATELSGDPEALASALVKLSKENLANLHPHPLYAAFYYSHPPVVERITALRLAAARRNPPVPQR; encoded by the coding sequence ATGACCGCTGCCATCATTATCTGTTACCTGCTGACCAGCGCCGCAGCCTACGCGTTGCGGCTGCTCAATCTCCAGTTCCTGAAACGCCACGGCACCACCGTTCCCGCTGCGCTGGCCGGGGCAATTTCGCCGGAGACGCTCGACCGGACCGTCGCCTATACCGTCGACAGCAGCCGCTTCGGCCTCATCGAGTCCCTGTTCGACGATATCCTGCTGCTCCTTTTCCTCTTCGGCGGCATCCTCCCCGTTTTCGATCACTGGGTCCTCACCAATGCCGGCGGTTCGTTCGTTGTCGCCGGGCTTGCCTTCTTTCTTCCCCTGACGTTGGTTCAGGCCGTCCTGTCGATTCCGTTCGACCTTTACGAGACCTTTCGCCTGGAAAGCCGATACGGCTTCAATACTACCACCATGCGGCTGTGGTTTGCCGATCTGCTCAAGTCCACCGGACTGTCACTCGTCATTTCGGCGCTGCTTCTTTCCGGGGCCTTTGCCCTGGTCAAGGCAAGCCCGCAACGGTGGTGGCTCTGGGTTTGGCTCTTTTTTGCCCTGGTTACCGTCGTCATGATGTATCTCGCGCCTTATGTCATCGAACCGTTGTTTAACAAGTTTGAACCGGTCAGTGAGGAAGGGCTCGAAGAAGAGATCAAAAGCCTGGCCGAGCGGGCCGGCCTGCGGGTGAGCAGGGTGATGCAGGTCGATGCATCCCGGCGCAGCCGCCATTCCAACGCATACTTCACCGGCATCGGCCGGGTAAAGCGGATCGTTCTCTACGATACCCTGCTCCAGCAGATGACCCATCGCGAGATTCTGGCGGTGCTCGCCCATGAGATCGGCCACTGGAAAAAAGGGCATATCCGGAACCGGCTGCTCCTGACGGAAGTGGGGGCGCTGGCGGTCTCCTACCTGGTTTGGCGGCTGATCGACTGGGGAGGGCTTCCGGGGCTCATCGGCCTGCCGGGCGGCTCGTTCGCCGCCCAACTGGTCATCCTCGGCTTTCTCGGGGCCATTGTCTCCTTCCCCATTACGCCGCTCTCAAGCTGGTTATCCCGCCGCCACGAATGGCAGGCGGACCGCTTTGCCACCGAACTGTCCGGTGACCCTGAAGCTCTTGCCTCGGCGCTGGTCAAGCTGTCGAAGGAGAATCTCGCCAATCTGCATCCCCATCCCCTCTACGCCGCATTTTACTACTCCCATCCGCCGGTCGTCGAGCGGATCACGGCCCTGCGCCTGGCGGCTGCCCGGCGCAACCCGCCCGTACCGCAGCGATAG
- a CDS encoding DNA-binding protein, whose amino-acid sequence MKMALRLAALAGVLSFTLQAHAFSHSQPMGGDTTMGGVTTVPLSGKVVETFNSGGYTYVSLEKDGKKTWVAIPETAVEVGRELSLKPGVEMTNFQSKGLKRTFATIYFSEGLASSVESTKGKGSKGSSGGVTVPAEKITVKKATGPDAYTIAEVYKEKAKLDGKKVTVRGKVTKVSAGIMGRNWVHIQDGTGNAEAGSHDLTVTSQDLPAVGEVVTVNGTLHSNRDFGGGYKYQAIVEDGTIKQ is encoded by the coding sequence ATGAAAATGGCATTACGATTGGCAGCCCTCGCCGGAGTTCTATCCTTCACCCTGCAGGCGCACGCTTTCAGCCATTCGCAACCGATGGGCGGTGACACGACGATGGGGGGGGTGACGACGGTGCCGCTTTCCGGCAAAGTTGTCGAGACGTTCAATAGCGGCGGCTATACGTATGTCTCGCTGGAGAAAGATGGGAAGAAGACTTGGGTCGCCATCCCGGAAACGGCCGTTGAAGTCGGCCGCGAACTGTCGTTGAAACCCGGTGTCGAGATGACGAATTTCCAGAGCAAAGGGCTGAAAAGGACGTTTGCCACGATTTATTTTTCCGAAGGGCTGGCTTCGAGCGTGGAAAGCACCAAGGGCAAGGGTTCGAAGGGGAGCAGCGGCGGGGTGACGGTGCCGGCGGAAAAGATCACGGTGAAAAAGGCCACCGGTCCCGATGCCTATACCATTGCCGAGGTGTACAAAGAGAAGGCCAAGCTCGATGGCAAGAAGGTCACGGTCCGGGGCAAGGTCACCAAGGTGTCGGCAGGGATCATGGGCCGGAACTGGGTGCATATCCAGGATGGTACCGGCAATGCCGAGGCCGGCTCCCACGATCTTACCGTAACATCCCAGGATCTGCCGGCCGTCGGTGAGGTGGTGACGGTCAACGGCACCTTGCACAGCAATAGGGATTTCGGCGGCGGCTACAAGTATCAGGCGATCGTCGAAGACGGCACCATCAAGCAATAA
- a CDS encoding general secretion pathway protein GspE has translation MEIKLGEMLRRAGIITTAELDEALKSQIIFGGRLGTNLVEMGCIEEEHLARVLSEKLHVPFAEPGALLAIPAAVIALIPHEVAKTHQVVPLRVDGHRLTLAMADPSDLSLIDELAFLTGLVISPMVAPEVWLYRALEKYYGIRRDARALPVAKELGGRRVRFQHPGFANVPGPRKDVVDFSAIPGDGDFPLLGAQPAGSRDEAVASYTVDSLSRQLAGAEDRNVIAVALVDYAAQQFGRAALLLVLRDVLAGWEAVNGQTRVAAFHELRIALDEPSVFNRGVTGRTPYLGEIPETPANRRFAAALGGNSLRTVLILPLVINRRAVAILCVEGESAALGSGVGQLQNIVRKAVMAFEVLILRNKILMT, from the coding sequence ATGGAGATCAAGCTCGGGGAAATGTTACGACGGGCAGGGATTATCACAACGGCGGAACTTGATGAAGCGCTGAAGAGCCAGATCATCTTCGGTGGCCGACTCGGAACCAACCTGGTCGAAATGGGATGCATCGAGGAAGAGCACCTGGCGCGAGTGCTCAGTGAGAAGCTGCACGTGCCGTTTGCCGAGCCCGGGGCGTTGCTGGCCATTCCGGCGGCGGTTATTGCCCTGATTCCCCACGAGGTGGCGAAGACGCACCAGGTGGTGCCGCTGCGGGTCGACGGCCATCGCCTGACGTTGGCAATGGCCGATCCTTCCGATCTGTCGCTGATCGACGAGCTTGCCTTCCTCACCGGGCTGGTCATCAGTCCGATGGTCGCCCCGGAGGTCTGGCTGTACCGGGCGCTCGAAAAATACTACGGTATCCGGCGCGATGCCCGGGCACTGCCCGTAGCCAAGGAACTGGGCGGTCGCCGGGTTCGCTTTCAGCACCCGGGATTTGCCAACGTGCCGGGACCGCGGAAAGATGTGGTGGACTTTTCCGCTATTCCGGGCGACGGCGATTTCCCACTGCTGGGGGCGCAGCCGGCGGGATCCCGCGACGAAGCGGTTGCCAGTTACACCGTCGATTCGCTCTCCCGGCAGTTGGCTGGGGCGGAGGATCGAAATGTCATTGCCGTTGCGCTGGTCGATTATGCCGCGCAGCAGTTCGGCCGGGCCGCCCTATTGCTGGTGCTGCGCGACGTGTTGGCTGGCTGGGAGGCGGTAAACGGCCAGACTCGGGTAGCCGCGTTTCACGAACTGCGGATTGCCCTTGACGAGCCGTCGGTCTTTAACCGGGGGGTAACGGGGCGAACCCCCTATCTGGGCGAAATCCCCGAAACGCCGGCTAATCGCCGGTTTGCGGCGGCACTTGGCGGGAACTCGCTGCGAACCGTTCTCATCCTCCCACTGGTCATCAACCGGCGGGCCGTGGCAATTCTCTGTGTCGAGGGCGAATCCGCGGCGCTCGGTTCCGGGGTCGGCCAGCTGCAGAACATCGTGCGCAAAGCGGTGATGGCCTTCGAAGTCCTGATCCTGCGAAACAAGATACTGATGACCTAG
- a CDS encoding J domain-containing protein, giving the protein MSDERQHWYRLLNLEPGASPEEVKRAFREQVGVWHPDRFAGDPIAQRRAADRLRQIIEAYHGLLAEPAADVRAPRGAGSRRSPGWPGDAASRTIRRPTGVGNLSGLLPNRLFLALLFSAGLLATVRFGWSGQGAAYLAELVLVPALFSLAYNFLVVEGLLVRNLYVGFTAAALVLVVATAVAVGREPGEPGLSAAPADGPAFSAGGGEASPARSFSGGVLEESRMGRGHPGLSGARPPVAPTVPAAPVAPAAPLAPLVPPAH; this is encoded by the coding sequence ATGAGCGATGAACGGCAACACTGGTATCGCTTGCTGAATCTCGAGCCCGGCGCCTCTCCCGAGGAGGTCAAACGGGCCTTCCGGGAACAGGTCGGCGTCTGGCATCCCGATCGGTTTGCCGGTGATCCCATTGCCCAGCGTCGCGCTGCCGACCGGCTGCGGCAGATTATCGAAGCCTACCATGGGCTGCTGGCGGAGCCGGCTGCTGATGTGCGGGCGCCCCGCGGTGCCGGAAGCCGGCGTTCGCCCGGCTGGCCGGGCGATGCCGCGTCGCGAACGATCCGCCGCCCTACGGGGGTGGGGAATTTATCCGGGCTGCTCCCCAACCGGTTGTTCCTGGCGCTGCTCTTCTCCGCCGGGTTGCTGGCGACGGTACGTTTCGGCTGGTCCGGGCAGGGCGCGGCCTACCTGGCGGAGCTTGTTCTTGTCCCGGCCCTTTTCTCCCTGGCGTACAATTTCCTTGTCGTTGAAGGTCTCCTGGTCAGGAACCTGTATGTCGGGTTTACGGCAGCGGCCTTGGTGCTGGTTGTAGCGACGGCCGTCGCCGTCGGCCGGGAACCGGGGGAACCCGGCCTTTCCGCCGCCCCGGCAGACGGCCCGGCTTTCAGTGCCGGTGGCGGGGAAGCATCCCCGGCCAGGAGCTTCTCCGGCGGAGTTCTCGAAGAGAGCCGCATGGGAAGGGGGCACCCGGGGCTGTCCGGCGCTCGTCCACCGGTTGCGCCGACCGTGCCAGCGGCGCCGGTCGCACCGGCGGCCCCGCTGGCGCCTCTCGTGCCGCCAGCGCACTGA
- a CDS encoding PilZ domain-containing protein encodes MEKRKFERVDFKTEAVIRHRGVAFKGEVENLSLKGLFIRTDHQIPLDEQVDVTMFFYGSSSELSFSLEANVVRITNDGLGLNFRRLDVDSLVRSEQLVTTSDGDRQQVIEEFYGFVEDNEEGGDEQPVPTPA; translated from the coding sequence GTGGAAAAAAGAAAGTTTGAACGGGTCGATTTCAAGACCGAAGCGGTCATCCGCCATCGCGGGGTAGCGTTCAAGGGGGAGGTCGAGAACCTCAGCCTGAAAGGGCTCTTCATCCGGACCGATCACCAGATTCCCCTCGACGAGCAGGTTGACGTGACGATGTTTTTCTACGGTTCGTCGTCGGAACTTTCCTTCAGCCTGGAAGCCAATGTCGTCCGGATCACCAATGACGGCCTCGGGCTTAATTTCCGGCGGCTCGATGTCGATTCACTGGTTCGCTCCGAGCAACTCGTGACGACCAGCGACGGTGATCGCCAGCAGGTAATCGAAGAATTCTACGGCTTTGTCGAGGATAACGAGGAGGGTGGGGACGAGCAGCCTGTCCCCACTCCTGCCTGA
- a CDS encoding patatin-like phospholipase family protein, translating into MEEQASAQPAAGIEPITLLLVGGGIRFPAFIGALQAVEQMGVPIRRIIGASTGAIVAALYAAGFSPDDIQRLLLETDTGRFRDFKPRGLLRGMGFCAGDVLEQWLDERLGGRTLGEAGRVPLGLVATDILNHSPHLLTADSCPGLKISTAVRFSAGIPLVFTWKKFVNRGREHIFIDGSLMANVVETQCAETGRTLVIKTFSRRSMGSSGSSTLTFRRYGADLLTIFSHAMDREFLKGGRWRDTITIHCGSVAPISFSLSDEEKAFLFEQGYQQTVKYLRYKWGL; encoded by the coding sequence ATGGAAGAACAAGCCTCAGCGCAGCCTGCCGCCGGAATCGAGCCGATCACCTTGCTGCTGGTCGGGGGCGGGATTCGTTTCCCGGCCTTCATCGGCGCCCTGCAAGCGGTGGAACAGATGGGGGTGCCGATCCGGCGGATTATCGGCGCCTCCACCGGCGCGATCGTGGCGGCCCTCTATGCGGCGGGCTTTTCCCCCGACGATATCCAGCGGCTGTTGCTGGAAACCGATACCGGCCGGTTCCGCGACTTCAAGCCCCGCGGCCTGCTGAGGGGGATGGGGTTCTGTGCCGGAGACGTGCTGGAGCAGTGGCTCGACGAGCGGCTCGGCGGGCGGACCCTCGGTGAAGCGGGGCGGGTGCCGCTCGGGCTCGTTGCTACCGACATTCTCAATCACTCTCCCCATCTCTTGACCGCTGACAGTTGCCCCGGATTGAAAATCTCGACCGCCGTGCGTTTCTCGGCGGGGATTCCCCTGGTGTTCACCTGGAAAAAATTCGTCAACCGGGGGCGCGAGCATATCTTCATCGACGGCTCGCTGATGGCGAACGTCGTGGAAACCCAGTGCGCCGAAACCGGCCGGACCCTGGTAATCAAGACCTTCTCCCGGCGCAGCATGGGGTCGTCCGGCTCCTCAACCCTGACCTTCCGCCGTTACGGCGCCGATCTGCTGACCATCTTTTCCCATGCCATGGATCGCGAATTCCTCAAGGGGGGACGGTGGCGGGATACGATTACCATCCACTGCGGCTCGGTTGCGCCGATCTCCTTTTCCCTCTCCGACGAGGAGAAGGCATTCCTGTTCGAACAGGGGTATCAGCAGACCGTCAAGTACCTCCGTTACAAATGGGGGCTGTAG
- the hypE gene encoding hydrogenase expression/formation protein HypE, producing the protein MNKDLILLGHGSGGKLSHQLLDDLIIPTLSSIPQAGQNDAAVLDHGGVRLAFTTDSYVVEPIFFPGGNIGSLAVNGTVNDLAMMGARPLFLSAGLIIEEGFSRIELGKILATMRQAADSAGVRIVTGDTKVVPRGKADRIFINTSGVGAIEHGLTITGAGAKVGDKVIVNGTIGDHGIAVLAKREGLELETDIQSDCAALNGLVAEILAEGEAIHVLRDPTRGGVATTLKEIALQSAVTITLTETALPLQGAVKGVCAILGLDPLYVANEGKLLAFVAPEAAERTLQRMRRHPLGKEAAIIGEVTAAGAGRLQLETAVGGVRAVEMLAGEQLPRIC; encoded by the coding sequence GTGAACAAAGATCTGATCCTTCTCGGTCACGGCAGCGGCGGCAAGTTGTCCCACCAGCTTCTCGACGACCTGATCATCCCGACGCTTTCCAGTATCCCCCAGGCGGGACAGAATGATGCCGCCGTCCTGGACCATGGCGGGGTGCGGCTTGCCTTTACCACGGACTCCTACGTGGTCGAGCCGATCTTTTTCCCGGGTGGGAACATCGGCAGCCTGGCGGTCAACGGTACGGTCAACGATCTGGCAATGATGGGGGCGCGGCCGCTGTTTCTCAGTGCCGGTCTGATCATCGAGGAAGGCTTCAGCCGGATCGAGCTGGGGAAGATCCTTGCCACCATGCGGCAGGCGGCCGACAGTGCCGGGGTCCGGATCGTTACCGGCGACACCAAGGTGGTCCCGCGGGGGAAGGCGGATCGGATATTCATCAACACCTCGGGGGTCGGGGCGATCGAGCACGGTCTGACCATCACCGGCGCCGGGGCCAAAGTCGGCGATAAGGTGATCGTCAACGGCACGATCGGCGACCATGGCATTGCGGTCCTGGCCAAGCGGGAGGGGCTGGAGTTGGAGACGGACATCCAGAGCGACTGTGCGGCCCTGAACGGCCTGGTGGCGGAAATCCTCGCCGAAGGGGAGGCGATCCACGTTCTTCGCGATCCCACCCGGGGCGGCGTCGCCACGACGTTGAAGGAGATTGCTCTCCAGTCGGCCGTGACCATTACCCTCACCGAGACTGCCCTGCCGCTGCAGGGTGCCGTCAAGGGGGTATGCGCCATTCTCGGCCTCGATCCGCTCTATGTCGCCAACGAGGGGAAACTGCTGGCATTCGTTGCCCCGGAGGCGGCCGAACGGACGCTGCAGCGGATGCGTCGGCATCCGCTCGGCAAAGAGGCCGCCATTATCGGCGAGGTTACCGCCGCCGGTGCCGGCCGGTTGCAGCTGGAAACCGCCGTTGGCGGGGTACGAGCCGTGGAGATGCTGGCGGGAGAGCAGCTGCCGCGCATCTGTTGA
- the hypD gene encoding hydrogenase formation protein HypD yields MNYQDEFRDRNVVLGYAARIAELVADRREPLSFMEVCGTHTMSIYQYGLRSLLPPQVRLISGPGCPVCVTPNDYVDRAVALCRLPGVIVATFGDMVRVPGSSSSLLEERAKGADVRIVYSPLDAVALAARTPEKKVVFLGVGFETTAPAVGGSIIAARRQGLTNYFVLASHKTIPIPMALLSADPELQIDGYLCPAHVSAVIGAEAYRFLAEERGVPCVVTGFEPVDVMQGVEMLVRQVVEGAPRVEIQYSRVVKWEGNRKAQEVLKEVFTPCDAPWRGIGVIPDSGLRVAEPYAAFDAERMIPVAVEETKEHQGCLCGEILKGKVSPFDCPLFATACTPEAPVGACMVSSEGTCAAAYKYGQ; encoded by the coding sequence ATGAATTACCAGGACGAGTTTCGTGACCGGAACGTGGTGCTCGGCTATGCGGCGCGGATCGCCGAGCTGGTGGCCGACCGGCGTGAGCCGCTCTCGTTCATGGAAGTTTGCGGCACCCATACCATGTCTATCTACCAGTATGGTCTGCGTAGCCTCCTCCCCCCCCAGGTGCGGCTCATCTCCGGCCCCGGCTGTCCTGTTTGCGTCACCCCCAACGACTATGTCGACCGGGCCGTCGCCCTCTGCCGGCTCCCCGGAGTGATCGTCGCCACGTTCGGCGACATGGTCCGGGTTCCCGGTTCGTCTTCGTCGCTGCTTGAAGAACGGGCCAAGGGGGCCGATGTGCGGATCGTCTACTCTCCGCTCGACGCGGTGGCGCTTGCCGCCCGGACGCCGGAGAAAAAGGTCGTTTTCCTCGGCGTCGGCTTCGAAACCACCGCTCCCGCCGTCGGCGGCAGCATCATCGCCGCCCGCCGCCAGGGGCTGACCAACTATTTCGTGCTCGCCTCGCACAAGACCATCCCGATCCCGATGGCCCTCCTCTCGGCCGATCCGGAGCTGCAGATCGACGGCTATCTCTGCCCGGCCCACGTCAGTGCGGTGATCGGCGCGGAAGCGTACCGGTTCCTCGCCGAAGAGCGCGGCGTCCCCTGCGTGGTGACCGGCTTCGAGCCGGTGGACGTCATGCAGGGGGTGGAGATGCTGGTGCGGCAAGTGGTCGAGGGGGCACCGCGGGTGGAGATCCAGTACAGCCGAGTGGTGAAATGGGAAGGGAACCGCAAGGCCCAGGAAGTGCTCAAGGAAGTCTTTACCCCCTGTGATGCGCCGTGGCGCGGCATCGGCGTCATCCCCGACAGCGGGCTGCGGGTTGCCGAACCGTACGCGGCGTTCGACGCCGAGCGGATGATCCCGGTGGCGGTGGAGGAGACGAAAGAGCATCAGGGGTGTCTCTGCGGGGAGATTCTCAAAGGGAAGGTGTCACCCTTCGATTGCCCGCTCTTCGCCACCGCCTGCACCCCCGAGGCGCCGGTCGGCGCCTGCATGGTCTCCTCCGAGGGGACCTGCGCCGCCGCCTACAAGTACGGCCAATAG
- a CDS encoding HypC/HybG/HupF family hydrogenase formation chaperone, giving the protein MCLGVPMQVVSIADGEIVAEIDGVKREASLMLLDEAVAVGDFVIVHAGFAISKLDEEDARVTLQMMREVFNPEDMA; this is encoded by the coding sequence ATGTGTCTCGGAGTACCGATGCAGGTGGTAAGTATCGCTGACGGTGAGATCGTTGCCGAGATCGACGGCGTGAAGCGGGAAGCGAGCCTGATGCTGCTCGACGAAGCGGTGGCGGTTGGTGATTTCGTCATCGTTCATGCGGGATTTGCCATCTCCAAGCTGGACGAGGAGGATGCCCGGGTGACGCTGCAGATGATGCGCGAGGTCTTCAACCCCGAGGATATGGCATGA